CCAGCGGGAGGTTGTATATATTATTTTTCCGCTTAGTTCGTTCATTGAGCAAGGTAGAAATTATTCTTATTTGTTATTTGAAACATATCATTTTAATAAGCTTTCTGGAATAATACTAATGCCTTTCGGTATCCAATGAATTGTTTTTTTGTTTTATTTTTTCTATTATCTGGAATTCACTCATTTCAAAAAAATCTATAAATTCCTTTTCGTTGGTTTCAAGAAAATATTGAATAACATTTTCTTTTGAAATAAATGAAATAGTTTTTTTATAAACGGCATTAAATTTATCAATTTGATTTCTTAGTGAAATTGCCTGGTTTGCTGAGCCGGTTTTTTCCCTTTCATGAAAATACGAATTATAATATTTTTCTGTTCTTTCTATAAGCATTTGTACGCTGTTTTCAAAGTTTGTAATGTTTTGCTTATCCAGGCCCTTTTCTTCCAGTTTTCTCTTGTCGTTCATCCAGGTATGAATCTGTTTCAGCATTGACTGGTAAAGAATCAGGTTTTTTTTGCCTTCGGGGCTGATAGCCGAAGGAACATTATTATTGAGGAAACGAATAATATCGGCAAGGTCTTTTGAGCTAAGAGACTTAAGAGAAAGGTGAAGCGGGTATTCTACATAATTGATAAAAATTCCAAATTGATGCTTATCGGCAAAATTGAATACCTCGGGAATATCCTGAAAATTGTTCGTCATCAGGCATGTGCAGGAAGTAAATGTTGTGTTTTTTTCTTTGGTATATTCTATAAAATAAAGAAGGTTTTTATAAAAAACATTATAAGAAGCGTTTTCCCGTATTTGCTCATAGCGTTCTTTATTAAAGGAGTCTATGGATATATTGATATCAAAATTGGTCCGGGATAAAACACTACGTACTTTATCGTTAAGAATAGTGCCATTAGAAGTTACAGAAACGGAAATTTTTTTGTTAAGCCTGATAATCTCTTCCCATATATCATAATATAAATCTATCAAAAAAGGCTCCCCGCCCTTAAAATTTGTCCGCTTCAAATACGGAATGTATGGTAAGAGCTGCTCAACAAATTTATGGTCATAGATTATTTCTTTAGATACAACGCTTTTATCTTCGTGCTTGTCTGATAAAAGGGAATTGCACATCACACACTTCAGGTTACAACGATTGCTAAGCTCAAATTCTACAGATGCAGGAATGTTGGAGTGTTTAAAATTATCCTTGTATGCCTGAAAAATTGCAGATTGAAAATTCCCTTCCATTAATTTCCCATAGCAGTATGAACAACCTCCTAAAACTTCGCCTTTTCTGAACCTCTCTGAAATTTCTTTCCTTTTTTCCCCTTCGAATAATTCCTTTACCGATTGCTCAGGATAAACTCCCAATATATCTTCGTTATTTGAACAACACATTAACACAAACCCGTCAATCCGGAAATAAACATTATTCAAAGGCGCATCACAATAATCGTTCAACCCCCGGGCTTTTAATTTAAGTTTCTTTAATATCTGTTCAAAATGCACGTTCATTTGTTATACATCCCCGTTTATTTCACTTTTTATTTTTATCTCATCGGTTTTGCACTCTTCAATTATGCTTTCAGTAACATCTTTTAATTTATCAATGTCCGAACCCAATAGCTCCTGAACAATAAGCTCATCAGGAAAATCATTCAGTTTATATATGGCACGTTTCAGGTAAATATCCTGTTGAAAGCCATCAATAACCATATCAAGTTTTTTTATCAGCGAAATGCTGTCGTTGTCATTTTGTTCAACAGTTTTATTTTGCTGAAAATAATGAATTATTTTGTTCCGTATGCTTTGAACAAGTTCGTTGGTTTCCGTCTTTTCGAGCCAAATACCATCCTCTTCCCATTTTGCAAATTCCTGTTTGTTTTTTTCAAGCTTTTCTCTCTTCTGAATTACCCATGACTCTAATTGTTTTACAAAATCATCAAAATGAATTTTATTTCTTTTTGCTGTTAATGAATTTGATGGCAATTTTTTAAATTTGAGTGTATCCCAGACAACGATAAGCTCTTTCAATGGCATATGATATAATGAGCATCCTGCGGGAGTCCACACTGTATTAAAATATACGCCCGCATTCCATGTATTACATTGCTCAATAATCTCTGGTAATTCCTCCCAATTTTGTCTCATAGGGCACACAGAAATACTGAAAGGCGTTTTTTTTCTCTTAGCATATTCTGAAAAATACACAATATTTGAAATAACTTTTTCAAAGCTGCAGTTTTTTCTTATCCTTTCAAGAGTTTCTTTTCTTATTGATTCAATGGAAACGCCCACTCTGAAATTTCCTCTTTCAAGTAATGATTTAATTCTGTCGTCAAGCACTGTCGCATTTGTCTGAACCAACAACATGCATTTGGGGTTCAGTTGTATGATTCTTTCCCAGATTTTATAATATGCTTTAATCAAAAAAGGCTCTCCTCCTAAAAATTTCGCTTTAACCAGATGGGGTATAAATTCGTCAAGCTGACTAACAAAGTTTTCGTCATAAATATTTTTTTCGGCCGCCGCTTTCCCCATCTCCCGCCCTATTGAAGAAGAAAATTCGGGCGTACACATGATACACTGAAGATTGCACTCATTGCTCAACTCAAATTCCATCATTGCAGGATAGTGATTTTTCAATGGAATTACATCAAAAAGAGCTGCTTCCACTGCGTCAAAATTCCCATCATCTATTCTGTTTTTACAATGAAAACAGCCTTTTGACAAATCGGCATGCTTTAATACATCTCTTAGTTCTTTTATCTTTTGCCCGTTCCATATTTCGGATATATTTTGTTCAGGGTACCTCCCAAAAACATGCGAACGGTTCAGGCAGCAAGCAACCACTTTTCCATTCATGCCAAAATACATGCTTTTGAATGGAGCATAACAAATTACCGGTTTAGGGCCTAAGGGCCTGCACAATTGATATTTTTTTATAGAATCCGAATAATTTGGCTTATGTAAATTAACTAATAATTTATTTTTTCGCCTTACCAATGCAAGCAAAATGCGTTGTATAAATTCAGGAAGCCACAAAAAGCGATACGCATTCATATCTTATTTTTTATATAAACCAGCAAGCTGCGCATCTTTTCATATAATATTTCAACGGGCTCTCTTTGAATTTCTTCTAAAAGGGTTTGGTCGAATATTATCAGGTGCATATTGTTTAAAATCATCAATTGTTCCTCCCGGGTAAAGTGCTTTAAAACACTATCAACTTTATACAGAATTATTTCTCTTTTTATTGTTCCGGAATTATTATTTACAGTATGTATTTCTTGTATTTTGCTGTTTATTTTTTTTTGAAACCTGCCTGATAAATCCTCCAGATTCTTTTCAACTATAGTCTTTACTTCATTGGCAGAGGTAAAATTACTATTCTTTTCTGTTTCCTCATCTTCCGAAACACCATAAAGAGTGGAACTTATGTTTACTGGATTCTCAATCCACCATGCTACCTGGCTTATCAGGTCCGTAAAGCAATCATGGTTTCTTTTTTCAATATAGGTGTCATTTTTTAATTTGAATGATTTGTAATATTGCAATATGTCTTTAAGCGCTTCCGGCGATAAGTTCCATAGTGCATATCTGCGCGGGCTTTCCACAAAACTCAAATACACAACAGCTTTTTTCATGTTGGCAAATTCTATCAGGCCGGGAACTTCCTGCCAGTTTATATTCATAGGTGTTATACTAATTGAAAAAGGAGATTTGCTTTTTCTTTTTAGAAAAAAAAACTTATCAATATTCCCTATGACCTCATCAAAGTTTGCATTTTTACGTATTGTTTCATAAAGCTCTTTATTAAGTGCATCCAAAGAAAAGCCTATTACAAAATTTCCTTTTTCTATATAATGCCGGATTTTTTCATTAAAAACGGTTCCGTTGGTTAGTAAAAAAACTTTTATTGACGGTTTTATTTTAATTATTTCATCCCAGATGTCATAATATAAGTTTATAAGAAAAGGTTCCCCTCCATAAAAGTTTGCTTCTTCTGCATAAGGCAAAAACTCCTTCAATTGCCTTACGAATTCATGGTTGTAAGGTATAATGATTGAGTCAAGATTTTCGCGGTTTTTACGTATGGCAGAAGAAACACGCCCTGTACACATCACACATTCGAGGTTGCACTGATTGCTTAATTCAAATTCAAGGATTTTGGGGTATTTTTTTAGCCTGGTGCTGGCATAAAAATCATTTGTCCATGGCTTAAAATTATTATACCTTCCTGTTTTAACTTGATAATAACAATAATCGCAACCGAAAGACAAATCATTATGCATCATATGTTTGGCAAGTTTTTGTCTCTCCGCGCACTGCCACATTTCTGTTAAACTTTGTTCGGGAAAAGTGCCTAAAACAGCTGTGTGATTAAAACAGCATGTCAAAGCCTGACCGTCTGTGTTAAAAAAAATATTTGTAAATGGAGCATAACAAAATAATTTTCTGGAACCCAGGTTGCGCCTTTTATTATACTCTTTATACAAACATTTATCAATAGGATGAAACCCATCTTTTTTTACAGGATAGCTTTCAAATAAATTTACTCCTTGCCTAAAGGTCTTATTGATTTTTAACAATATGTTTTTACTTTTTTCTGAAATCCGGTTCCTCAAAAAATGTTTCATCTTACATCACCCATGTAGTTATCATCTCTGCTAGTTCTCTTTCTTTTTTCATTTCTATAATATTTATCATCCCATCATCAACCGGGAAAAGAAGCAATCGCTCATAAATAATTTCTTTATCAATATCCGGGAATAAAGCAAGTGTAAGGTTTATTTTTTTAACTATTTTACAGTATCTTTCTTCTGATTTGCCGGGTTCTTCGTTATTGTTTTCAAAATA
The Bacteroidales bacterium genome window above contains:
- a CDS encoding radical SAM protein — protein: MNVHFEQILKKLKLKARGLNDYCDAPLNNVYFRIDGFVLMCCSNNEDILGVYPEQSVKELFEGEKRKEISERFRKGEVLGGCSYCYGKLMEGNFQSAIFQAYKDNFKHSNIPASVEFELSNRCNLKCVMCNSLLSDKHEDKSVVSKEIIYDHKFVEQLLPYIPYLKRTNFKGGEPFLIDLYYDIWEEIIRLNKKISVSVTSNGTILNDKVRSVLSRTNFDINISIDSFNKERYEQIRENASYNVFYKNLLYFIEYTKEKNTTFTSCTCLMTNNFQDIPEVFNFADKHQFGIFINYVEYPLHLSLKSLSSKDLADIIRFLNNNVPSAISPEGKKNLILYQSMLKQIHTWMNDKRKLEEKGLDKQNITNFENSVQMLIERTEKYYNSYFHEREKTGSANQAISLRNQIDKFNAVYKKTISFISKENVIQYFLETNEKEFIDFFEMSEFQIIEKIKQKNNSLDTERH
- a CDS encoding radical SAM protein; protein product: MNAYRFLWLPEFIQRILLALVRRKNKLLVNLHKPNYSDSIKKYQLCRPLGPKPVICYAPFKSMYFGMNGKVVACCLNRSHVFGRYPEQNISEIWNGQKIKELRDVLKHADLSKGCFHCKNRIDDGNFDAVEAALFDVIPLKNHYPAMMEFELSNECNLQCIMCTPEFSSSIGREMGKAAAEKNIYDENFVSQLDEFIPHLVKAKFLGGEPFLIKAYYKIWERIIQLNPKCMLLVQTNATVLDDRIKSLLERGNFRVGVSIESIRKETLERIRKNCSFEKVISNIVYFSEYAKRKKTPFSISVCPMRQNWEELPEIIEQCNTWNAGVYFNTVWTPAGCSLYHMPLKELIVVWDTLKFKKLPSNSLTAKRNKIHFDDFVKQLESWVIQKREKLEKNKQEFAKWEEDGIWLEKTETNELVQSIRNKIIHYFQQNKTVEQNDNDSISLIKKLDMVIDGFQQDIYLKRAIYKLNDFPDELIVQELLGSDIDKLKDVTESIIEECKTDEIKIKSEINGDV
- a CDS encoding twitch domain-containing radical SAM protein, translating into MKHFLRNRISEKSKNILLKINKTFRQGVNLFESYPVKKDGFHPIDKCLYKEYNKRRNLGSRKLFCYAPFTNIFFNTDGQALTCCFNHTAVLGTFPEQSLTEMWQCAERQKLAKHMMHNDLSFGCDYCYYQVKTGRYNNFKPWTNDFYASTRLKKYPKILEFELSNQCNLECVMCTGRVSSAIRKNRENLDSIIIPYNHEFVRQLKEFLPYAEEANFYGGEPFLINLYYDIWDEIIKIKPSIKVFLLTNGTVFNEKIRHYIEKGNFVIGFSLDALNKELYETIRKNANFDEVIGNIDKFFFLKRKSKSPFSISITPMNINWQEVPGLIEFANMKKAVVYLSFVESPRRYALWNLSPEALKDILQYYKSFKLKNDTYIEKRNHDCFTDLISQVAWWIENPVNISSTLYGVSEDEETEKNSNFTSANEVKTIVEKNLEDLSGRFQKKINSKIQEIHTVNNNSGTIKREIILYKVDSVLKHFTREEQLMILNNMHLIIFDQTLLEEIQREPVEILYEKMRSLLVYIKNKI